One genomic region from Ornithinimicrobium flavum encodes:
- a CDS encoding gluconokinase — MPSHVVVMGVCGTGKSTIGRAVAYALGWPFAEGDEHHPEANVAKMAAGFPLTDEDRWPWLRDLAGWLGEQDRAGSCSVLTCSALRRPYRDLLREGAPGVYFVHLVGDKSLLLERMQSRQDHFMPPELLESQLDTLEPLEDDERGVLVDVANPPERIGRIVMAQLDQTSR; from the coding sequence GTGCCCTCCCACGTGGTCGTCATGGGGGTGTGCGGCACCGGCAAGAGCACCATCGGCCGCGCGGTCGCCTACGCCCTGGGGTGGCCCTTCGCCGAGGGGGACGAGCACCACCCGGAGGCCAACGTCGCCAAGATGGCTGCGGGCTTCCCGCTGACCGACGAGGACCGCTGGCCCTGGCTGCGCGACCTCGCGGGCTGGCTCGGCGAGCAGGACCGGGCCGGGAGCTGCTCGGTCCTCACCTGCTCGGCGCTGCGACGTCCCTACCGGGACCTGCTGCGCGAGGGCGCACCCGGCGTCTACTTCGTGCACCTCGTCGGCGACAAGTCGCTGCTGCTGGAGCGTATGCAGTCCCGCCAGGACCACTTCATGCCGCCGGAGCTGCTCGAGTCGCAGCTGGACACCCTCGAGCCGCTGGAGGACGACGAGCGCGGTGTCCTGGTCGACGTGGCCAACCCGCCGGAGCGGATCGGCCGGATCGTCATGGCGCAGCTGGACCAGACCTCTAGGTAG
- a CDS encoding IMPACT family protein, which yields MEPTTCRTVAAPVVARLEEKRSVFECWLRRVEDEAQARVVVEEARTVHWDARHHCSAFVLGPDGATVRSNDDGEPAGTAGTPMLEVLTGAGLTDVVAVVTRWFGGTLLGTGGLVRAYSGAVREAVAAATVLPRQLLRLVDVTVGADRSGRLEHDLRAQGVEVLDVAWGQQVTLRLGVPVARADRLLGELARLTSGSAQVSEVGSTWVDLAPGPAG from the coding sequence CCGACGACCTGCCGCACCGTCGCCGCCCCCGTCGTGGCCCGGCTCGAGGAGAAGCGCTCGGTCTTCGAGTGCTGGCTGCGGCGGGTCGAGGACGAGGCGCAGGCCCGGGTCGTCGTCGAGGAGGCTCGGACGGTGCACTGGGACGCGCGTCACCACTGCTCGGCGTTCGTCCTGGGGCCGGACGGCGCCACCGTGCGCAGCAACGACGACGGGGAGCCGGCGGGCACCGCGGGCACCCCGATGCTGGAGGTGCTGACCGGCGCCGGCCTCACCGACGTGGTCGCCGTGGTGACCCGGTGGTTCGGCGGCACGCTGCTGGGTACCGGTGGCCTGGTCCGCGCCTACTCGGGCGCGGTCCGGGAGGCCGTGGCCGCGGCGACGGTCCTGCCGCGCCAGCTCCTCCGGCTGGTGGACGTCACGGTCGGGGCGGACCGCTCGGGCCGCCTCGAGCACGACCTGAGGGCCCAGGGGGTGGAGGTGCTCGACGTCGCCTGGGGGCAGCAGGTCACCCTGCGGCTCGGCGTGCCCGTGGCACGGGCCGACCGGCTGCTCGGCGAGCTGGCCCGGCTGACCTCGGGGTCGGCGCAGGTGAGCGAGGTCGGCTCCACCTGGGTCGACCTGGCTCCGGGCCCGGCCGGTTAG